In the Bacillus shivajii genome, one interval contains:
- a CDS encoding serine hydrolase domain-containing protein, with translation MNGEKLHELEDYIKKKMTEENIPGLAIGITKDGETVFQKGYGYCNLEEKQRVTPETVFGIASVTKSFTALAILDLEEKGYISVDDPVVKHLPEFKISGVEDMESVRIHHLLSHTSGMPPMERREDLETYEEHLTYIAEAEYELLGKPGEYFSYCNDLYLLLGAIIERKTGILFRRYMTNRFLDSIGMNRSTFSIEELYKMTNVSVPYEFNRTTKSLDVTDWPTLGTYETGGGIRSNVNDLLKYGQIYMNGEHAYSSKMYTPVYKTGRDTYYGYGFFVTPNYNEKYTVVQHGGGQPGVSSNFGFVPEENVVVTVLTNVGGVSAGEIWFTALNAALGLPLDYKVSEEPDYHMSIDGLRSFEGLYTSKEGTKISIQYIDDNLFAVMDDERFKVRPSGTDTLVLLKNEKPLTFYFDGQQKPWALFNGSRILRREHD, from the coding sequence ATGAACGGAGAAAAATTACATGAATTAGAAGATTATATAAAAAAGAAAATGACCGAGGAGAATATCCCTGGTTTAGCAATTGGAATAACGAAGGATGGAGAGACGGTATTTCAAAAAGGTTATGGATACTGCAATTTAGAAGAAAAGCAACGTGTTACTCCCGAAACGGTTTTCGGAATCGCTTCTGTTACAAAATCGTTTACTGCATTAGCGATCCTTGACTTGGAGGAAAAAGGGTACATCTCTGTCGATGATCCAGTTGTTAAACATTTACCTGAATTTAAAATTTCAGGTGTAGAAGATATGGAGTCGGTTAGAATTCATCACTTACTTTCTCATACAAGTGGCATGCCACCAATGGAAAGAAGAGAGGATTTAGAAACATACGAAGAACATCTCACATACATAGCTGAAGCTGAATACGAACTACTAGGTAAACCGGGGGAGTATTTTAGTTATTGTAATGATCTATATCTTTTATTAGGTGCCATTATCGAACGGAAGACCGGTATCCTTTTTCGTAGATATATGACAAATAGATTTTTAGATTCTATAGGAATGAACCGTTCAACATTTAGTATTGAAGAGTTATATAAAATGACAAATGTTTCTGTTCCATATGAGTTTAATCGCACAACAAAGTCATTAGACGTTACTGATTGGCCAACATTAGGAACGTATGAAACGGGTGGCGGGATCCGTTCAAACGTTAACGACCTTTTAAAATATGGTCAAATTTATATGAATGGTGAGCATGCTTACTCGTCAAAAATGTACACACCTGTTTATAAAACGGGAAGGGATACTTACTACGGATACGGATTTTTTGTAACACCAAATTACAACGAAAAATATACCGTCGTACAGCATGGTGGAGGACAACCTGGTGTTTCATCTAATTTCGGTTTCGTTCCAGAAGAAAACGTAGTTGTAACGGTATTAACGAATGTAGGAGGAGTAAGCGCAGGAGAAATTTGGTTTACAGCTTTGAATGCAGCACTTGGTTTACCACTTGATTACAAAGTAAGTGAAGAACCGGATTATCATATGTCTATTGATGGTTTAAGAAGCTTCGAAGGTTTGTATACATCTAAAGAAGGCACAAAAATAAGTATTCAATATATTGATGACAACTTATTTGCTGTAATGGACGATGAAAGGTTTAAAGTACGTCCGAGCGGGACCGATACGCTCGTCTTACTCAAAAATGAAAAACCATTAACATTTTATTTCGATGGTCAACAAAAGCCTTGGGCATTATTTAATGGATCTAGAATATTAAGAAGAGAACACGATTAA
- a CDS encoding M55 family metallopeptidase: MMKVFISADMEGVAGVVHQEHTARDGREHDRARELMTKEVNAAVEGALEAGASEILVNDSHGTMRNIIPELLHSEAEYIIGSPKMLAMMEGIDESFDAVILLGHHARMGQPGILNHSYSGRVVRNIRINGTDYGEIGMNALIAGNFHVPTVLVTGCQHAANEASELIPSIETAIVKETVNRVTARNLTPEKSQARIKQKVISALEKRSEIKPFNIEGPYNVELSYLHSGFADTAEVLPIVERINGDTHRFQSDDYITAFRYIRSLISLASSN, translated from the coding sequence ATGATGAAAGTATTTATTTCTGCAGATATGGAAGGAGTCGCTGGTGTTGTTCATCAAGAGCATACAGCAAGAGACGGTAGAGAGCATGACCGAGCTAGAGAATTGATGACTAAGGAAGTAAATGCAGCAGTAGAAGGAGCTCTCGAAGCGGGGGCTTCAGAAATACTCGTTAATGATTCGCATGGAACGATGAGAAATATTATTCCTGAACTGCTTCATTCAGAAGCAGAATACATTATCGGATCTCCTAAAATGCTAGCGATGATGGAAGGAATCGATGAAAGCTTTGATGCAGTTATATTATTGGGGCATCATGCAAGGATGGGGCAACCAGGTATTTTAAATCATTCTTATAGTGGTAGAGTCGTACGAAACATTCGTATTAATGGAACAGACTATGGTGAAATAGGAATGAATGCTTTAATCGCAGGAAACTTTCATGTACCGACAGTACTTGTTACAGGTTGTCAACATGCAGCAAATGAAGCTAGTGAGTTGATTCCATCAATTGAAACAGCAATTGTAAAGGAAACAGTGAACAGAGTAACTGCACGCAATTTAACACCAGAAAAATCTCAAGCACGAATTAAACAAAAGGTGATATCCGCACTTGAAAAGCGAAGTGAAATTAAACCCTTTAACATTGAGGGTCCCTACAATGTTGAATTATCGTATCTTCATTCTGGATTTGCTGATACGGCGGAAGTTCTGCCAATTGTTGAAAGAATCAACGGTGATACACACCGCTTTCAATCAGATGACTACATTACTGCGTTTCGTTACATTCGCAGTCTCATCAGCTTAGCATCATCAAACTAG
- the nhaC gene encoding Na+/H+ antiporter NhaC, translated as MQGSVSSLKAMSLLILSAIIIFGGVIFIQAPTTIVLISAGIVVIALSLLWGIKWEKIENDLMDTLKTMFPAILILLSVGMLIGVWIASGTVPLMVYYGLQLLSPSVFLVVAALACAIMSIMAGTSWGTIGTVGVALMGVSIGLDIPLHYTAGAVVVGAIFGDKMSPLSDTTVLASAVSDVNIVDHIKYMLWTTIPGFLISLVLFFIIGLQFRGQSVAGEELQLILTTLEGNFNLNPLLLLPPFIVLFLIFKKKPTLPVFAVGIILGVILAIGFQGRGLLEIAIALNDGFSQSTGVEIVDEMLLRGGLTSMLGTTALLIAAAIFGAPLKSAGVIQVMLNMILKLAQKGRSVMVSTFTIHGVLFSITGSYYVTYSVIGPMMTSVYDKYGLHKKNLSRTLEDTGTSFAPVIPWSVTGAFIAGTLGVPTLEYIIYAPMTYLALVFGLIYILTGFKIAKAENTTDIKYDKNKALS; from the coding sequence TTGCAAGGTTCAGTTTCGTCATTAAAAGCGATGTCGCTACTAATTTTATCAGCGATCATCATTTTCGGTGGAGTAATATTTATACAAGCTCCTACGACAATCGTTCTTATTTCTGCAGGGATTGTAGTGATAGCCTTATCATTATTATGGGGCATTAAGTGGGAAAAAATTGAGAATGACTTGATGGATACACTTAAAACAATGTTTCCAGCTATCTTAATTTTATTATCTGTAGGGATGTTAATAGGGGTATGGATTGCTTCTGGGACCGTTCCATTAATGGTTTATTATGGTCTCCAACTATTAAGTCCTTCTGTTTTCTTAGTGGTTGCCGCTCTTGCTTGTGCAATTATGTCCATCATGGCAGGTACTTCATGGGGAACGATTGGAACAGTCGGTGTTGCGTTAATGGGCGTTTCTATTGGCTTAGATATTCCACTTCATTACACAGCAGGTGCAGTAGTTGTCGGTGCAATCTTTGGTGATAAAATGTCACCACTTTCCGATACGACAGTTCTGGCGTCCGCAGTGTCAGACGTTAACATTGTTGATCATATTAAGTATATGCTTTGGACAACGATACCTGGATTTTTGATTTCTTTAGTTTTATTTTTCATTATCGGATTACAATTTAGAGGACAATCTGTTGCTGGAGAAGAGCTTCAGTTGATCTTAACTACACTTGAAGGGAACTTTAACTTAAATCCACTACTATTGTTACCGCCTTTTATCGTTTTGTTTTTGATTTTTAAGAAGAAACCTACGTTACCTGTATTTGCAGTCGGTATCATTTTAGGTGTTATACTAGCAATTGGTTTTCAAGGAAGAGGTTTACTCGAAATCGCAATTGCATTAAACGATGGCTTTTCTCAATCAACAGGTGTAGAAATTGTCGACGAGATGCTTTTACGTGGTGGGTTAACGAGTATGCTTGGGACAACCGCTTTATTAATAGCCGCAGCGATCTTTGGTGCACCACTTAAGAGTGCTGGAGTTATTCAAGTAATGCTAAATATGATCTTAAAGCTTGCTCAAAAAGGTAGAAGCGTTATGGTATCAACGTTTACAATTCACGGCGTGCTGTTTTCTATTACAGGAAGCTATTATGTCACGTACAGTGTCATTGGACCGATGATGACATCCGTGTATGACAAATACGGATTACACAAAAAGAATTTGTCTCGTACATTAGAGGATACGGGTACATCGTTTGCTCCCGTTATCCCTTGGAGCGTGACAGGTGCATTTATAGCAGGGACATTAGGCGTACCAACGTTAGAATATATTATCTATGCTCCAATGACTTATTTGGCACTCGTATTCGGTCTTATCTATATCCTTACGGGCTTTAAAATCGCAAAAGCTGAAAATACAACCGATATTAAATATGATAAAAATAAGGCATTGTCTTAA